The Desulfatitalea tepidiphila genome window below encodes:
- a CDS encoding transporter: MKKLVLIGIVSIVLGMAAIGAADVTQNDRLLQRPEWDGAVVQQNWVDGTMRFQQWDTPFGDADAWILGPTFITSLPANRLLELGGRFNVIRFDPDDFSSENGLGDIELWGKYQFIQTSEYMLSAGLLVTLPTGSEDVVLPSASGEFNVEAFAAGRFQASRALALIAHAGVRQNSDMDVDIGPFDGELDGELQFLAGGGVIFEVAPQLKLQGEINFATEAYDEYDNDIQFRVGFDYQIQPDLLIGGGTGIGLDDGAPEVEVAVRCAFLF; encoded by the coding sequence ATGAAAAAGTTGGTTCTTATCGGAATAGTGTCAATCGTCTTAGGCATGGCCGCCATCGGTGCGGCCGACGTGACCCAGAACGACCGTCTGTTGCAGCGACCCGAATGGGATGGTGCGGTCGTCCAGCAAAACTGGGTGGATGGCACGATGCGATTTCAGCAATGGGACACCCCCTTCGGTGACGCCGATGCATGGATTCTGGGGCCGACCTTCATCACCTCGCTGCCGGCCAACCGCTTACTCGAACTCGGCGGCCGCTTCAATGTCATCCGGTTCGATCCGGATGATTTCAGCAGCGAAAACGGCCTCGGTGACATCGAGCTCTGGGGCAAATACCAGTTCATCCAAACCAGCGAGTACATGCTCTCGGCCGGCCTGCTGGTCACCCTGCCCACCGGCTCCGAAGATGTGGTACTGCCAAGCGCCTCCGGTGAATTCAACGTCGAGGCGTTCGCCGCCGGCCGCTTCCAGGCCAGCCGGGCACTGGCGCTGATCGCCCATGCGGGCGTTCGTCAGAACAGCGACATGGATGTGGATATCGGTCCGTTCGATGGCGAGCTGGACGGCGAGCTGCAGTTCCTGGCCGGCGGCGGGGTGATTTTCGAAGTCGCCCCCCAGCTCAAACTGCAGGGCGAAATCAATTTTGCCACCGAGGCCTACGATGAATATGACAACGATATCCAGTTCCGGGTCGGTTTTGACTATCAAATCCAACCGGATCTCCTGATCGGCGGCGGTACGGGCATCGGCCTCGACGACGGGGCGCCCGAGGTGGAGGTCGCCGTGCGCTGTGCGTTTCTCTTTTAG
- a CDS encoding exonuclease SbcCD subunit D C-terminal domain-containing protein, with protein sequence MISTGTSDATGTNLQQPSGDPTGRLTLLHTSDWHIGRTLYGRKRYAEFEAFLDWLAQTIEQEGIDVLLVAGDIFDTTTPSNRAQTLYYRFLCRVAAANCRHVVVIGGNHDSPSFLNAPRDLLKALDVHVTGSATENRADEVLALCGKDGTAELIVCAVPYLRDRDIRTAEAGESIEDKERKLIDGIRAHYAEVTALAEQKRKALGRDIPIVAMGHLFTAGGQTIEGDGVRELYVGSLAHVTASIFPDWLDYLALGHLHVPQRVNRSETMRYSGSPLPMGFGEARQNKSVCRVTLDAGQGDGRTTVRLIPVPVFQRLERIDGDWEAISTALSRLVSTQSQAWIEVVYDGVEVIGDLRARLDAAVAGSSLEILRVKNNRLSAQVLGQLQEEETLDDLNVQDVFERCLDAHEVPPSQRAELLGAYLETVASLDQEDPGET encoded by the coding sequence TTGATCTCCACGGGAACATCCGACGCGACCGGGACGAACCTGCAGCAGCCGTCGGGGGACCCGACCGGTCGCCTCACCCTGCTGCATACCTCGGACTGGCATATCGGACGAACCCTTTACGGCCGCAAACGCTACGCCGAGTTCGAAGCCTTCCTGGACTGGCTCGCGCAGACCATCGAACAGGAAGGGATCGATGTACTGCTGGTGGCGGGTGACATCTTCGACACCACCACCCCGAGCAACCGCGCCCAGACACTCTACTACCGGTTTCTATGCCGCGTGGCGGCAGCCAACTGCCGCCACGTGGTGGTCATCGGCGGGAACCACGACTCCCCCTCCTTTCTGAACGCCCCCCGGGATCTGCTCAAGGCCCTCGATGTCCATGTGACCGGCTCGGCCACCGAAAATCGGGCGGACGAAGTCCTGGCCCTGTGCGGCAAGGACGGGACCGCGGAACTGATCGTCTGCGCCGTTCCCTACCTGCGGGACCGCGATATCCGGACGGCCGAGGCCGGTGAAAGCATCGAAGACAAAGAGCGCAAGTTGATCGACGGCATCCGCGCGCATTATGCCGAGGTGACCGCCCTGGCCGAACAGAAGCGCAAGGCATTGGGCAGGGACATCCCCATCGTGGCCATGGGCCATCTCTTCACGGCCGGCGGGCAAACCATCGAAGGGGATGGGGTGCGGGAGCTCTATGTCGGATCGCTGGCGCATGTGACGGCGTCGATTTTTCCCGACTGGCTCGACTACCTGGCGCTCGGCCATCTCCATGTGCCCCAGCGGGTGAACCGTTCCGAGACGATGCGCTACAGTGGATCTCCTCTGCCCATGGGGTTCGGCGAGGCGCGGCAAAACAAGAGCGTCTGCCGGGTGACACTGGATGCCGGCCAAGGCGATGGCCGCACCACGGTTCGGCTGATCCCGGTGCCTGTTTTCCAGAGACTCGAACGCATCGATGGAGACTGGGAAGCCATTTCAACCGCACTTTCCCGACTCGTCTCAACCCAATCCCAGGCCTGGATCGAAGTCGTCTACGACGGCGTGGAGGTGATCGGAGATTTGCGCGCCCGTCTGGACGCCGCCGTTGCCGGGTCCAGTTTGGAAATTTTGCGTGTGAAGAACAACCGGCTCAGCGCGCAGGTGCTGGGCCAGCTTCAGGAGGAGGAAACCCTCGACGATCTGAACGTTCAGGATGTATTCGAACGCTGCCTGGATGCGCACGAGGTCCCCCCCAGCCAACGTGCGGAACTGCTTGGCGCCTACCTGGAAACGGTCGCGTCGCTCGACCAAGAGGATCCCGGCGAAACATAG
- a CDS encoding AAA family ATPase — protein MRILQVHFKNLNSLVGEWRIDMTHPAFAADGIFAIIGPTGAGKTTILDAICLALYGRTPRLNRINKSGNEIMSRQTGECFAEAVFETQAGRYRCHWSQHRAHKRPEGELQAPRHEIADADSGRVFEAKLRGVAEQIETATGMDFDRFTRSMLLAQGGFSAFLQAAPDERAPILEQITGTRIYSRISMRVHERRAEVHNARDALVAELAGMTPLTEADEHRLTTTLVEKRRQEEALGRKIAERQRALAWRDGIARLETELAQVEARRQDLLVRREAFAPEQDRLSRALQALELAADHASLVALRNAQQTDRQNYDKHTDLLAAQDKRAAEAQTALTTALDHLEAQKIVRQKQLPIIRAVRELDLKIREKGAPIQASADTLADHEKSLSELRARQEADTARLNEKQTLLASLERQLNETRADEALVENLAGLRGHCEVLARLDQQLADKRRETGPSSDEARTAVRLWQKRVTALEAVRQSLASRQDRLVQQQQHVHALLEGGTLPEWRQRLACLISRQALLANALEAAEAAATSRRRMEAQDRRKAACLSDEAALTDQLRHQIEKEALIERERVVLEANLALVKTIESFEDARSRLSDGEPCPLCGATEHPFARGNVPAADDTRQRLGAVRVELKAVTEALSDLKVKQAQTRKDLDQLAADRKELTEKFESATRSIAAACAELGLDADDPDLAGELTRLGVDNDTALKRATRIVETAEAAQTELDVLRADLEKVRDKLATAEREAQAAAHRKESAEAILARLEKEAAALQTQLASSLERLQAEIAPFGVTIGSTDNLKGIQKQLTDRKERWVSRQKEKAILDQQIAELEIQTRHQAKRLGEFENELRKMRNAHTALLEDRAALLRDRSALFGENDPDDEERRLTQAAEAAEKKLEIARGQYDAALQELGRLNASREALTHSITARDIQLDSAGAAFLSQLAASGFANEEQYQTACLPEEERKRLSRLSQALADETTKLDAMAREKAGALEEECRKQVTDRSRDELAQALADLVAEQRVLQQEIGGIHQRLKDNDTLKERQRERTQALEAHRRECARWDLLHQLIGSADGKKYRNFAQGLTFEMMIGHANRQLRKMTDRYLLFRNRNQPLELDVIDNYQAGEVRSTKNLSGGESFIVSLSLALGLSQMASRNVRVDSLFLDEGFGTLDDEALDTALETLAGLRQEGKLIGVISHVPALKERIATQVQVVPDTGGRSLISGPGCERIPAGSGEWKNPLD, from the coding sequence ATGCGTATCCTGCAGGTCCATTTCAAGAACCTGAACTCCCTGGTCGGCGAATGGCGGATCGACATGACCCACCCGGCCTTCGCTGCCGACGGCATCTTCGCCATCATCGGACCGACCGGCGCGGGCAAGACCACTATCCTCGATGCCATCTGCCTGGCTCTCTACGGCCGCACGCCCCGCCTGAATCGGATCAACAAAAGCGGCAATGAAATCATGTCGCGTCAGACCGGCGAGTGTTTTGCCGAGGCCGTGTTCGAAACCCAGGCCGGCCGTTACCGCTGCCACTGGAGCCAGCACCGGGCCCATAAACGACCGGAGGGAGAGTTGCAGGCCCCCCGGCACGAGATCGCCGACGCCGACTCGGGACGCGTCTTCGAAGCCAAGCTGCGCGGGGTGGCCGAGCAGATCGAGACGGCCACAGGCATGGATTTCGACCGTTTCACCCGCTCGATGCTGCTGGCCCAGGGCGGTTTTTCCGCCTTTTTACAGGCGGCGCCGGACGAGCGCGCACCGATCCTCGAGCAGATCACCGGGACCCGCATCTACAGCCGGATCTCCATGCGGGTTCACGAACGCCGCGCCGAAGTGCACAACGCACGCGATGCCCTTGTGGCCGAGCTGGCGGGGATGACGCCGCTGACCGAAGCGGATGAACACAGGCTCACCACCACCCTGGTGGAGAAACGCCGACAGGAGGAGGCGCTCGGCCGCAAGATCGCCGAACGGCAACGAGCCCTGGCCTGGCGAGACGGCATCGCGCGCCTCGAAACGGAATTGGCGCAGGTCGAGGCCCGGCGTCAGGACCTGCTGGTCCGACGGGAAGCATTCGCTCCCGAGCAGGATAGGCTCTCCCGGGCGCTGCAGGCCCTTGAACTGGCGGCCGATCATGCCTCGCTGGTCGCTCTCCGAAACGCGCAACAGACCGACCGCCAGAACTACGACAAGCACACGGACCTGCTCGCCGCCCAGGATAAGCGTGCCGCGGAGGCCCAAACAGCCCTGACAACGGCCCTCGACCACCTGGAGGCACAAAAGATCGTCCGGCAAAAGCAGCTGCCGATTATCCGCGCGGTGCGCGAGCTGGACCTCAAGATCCGGGAAAAAGGGGCCCCGATCCAGGCGTCCGCCGACACGCTGGCCGACCACGAAAAGTCCCTCTCCGAGCTGCGCGCCAGGCAAGAGGCCGACACGGCCCGACTGAATGAGAAACAAACCCTCCTCGCATCCCTTGAGCGGCAGTTGAACGAGACCCGGGCCGACGAGGCGCTGGTGGAAAATCTTGCCGGCCTGCGCGGGCACTGCGAGGTGCTCGCGCGCTTGGATCAACAACTGGCCGACAAACGCCGGGAGACTGGCCCATCATCCGATGAGGCCCGGACCGCCGTCCGTCTCTGGCAAAAACGAGTCACGGCGTTAGAGGCGGTCCGACAATCGCTGGCGAGCCGCCAGGATCGCCTGGTGCAACAGCAGCAGCATGTCCATGCCTTGCTTGAAGGCGGGACGCTTCCTGAGTGGCGCCAGCGCCTGGCCTGTCTGATCTCGCGCCAAGCCCTTCTGGCCAACGCCTTGGAAGCCGCCGAAGCCGCCGCCACCTCCCGGCGGCGCATGGAAGCGCAGGATCGGCGCAAAGCCGCATGTCTATCGGATGAAGCGGCCCTCACCGACCAACTGCGGCATCAAATCGAAAAAGAGGCCCTCATCGAGCGGGAACGGGTGGTGCTGGAGGCCAACCTCGCCCTGGTGAAAACCATCGAAAGTTTCGAAGACGCCCGCAGTCGACTCAGCGACGGCGAGCCCTGTCCGCTCTGCGGTGCCACGGAACACCCCTTTGCCCGAGGCAACGTACCGGCCGCTGATGACACCCGCCAGCGGCTCGGCGCGGTCAGGGTCGAACTCAAAGCGGTCACCGAAGCCCTATCCGACCTGAAGGTCAAACAGGCCCAGACCCGCAAGGACCTCGATCAGCTCGCAGCCGACCGGAAAGAGCTGACGGAAAAATTCGAGAGCGCCACCCGATCGATCGCTGCGGCCTGCGCGGAATTGGGCCTGGATGCCGACGATCCGGATCTGGCCGGAGAGCTGACCCGACTCGGAGTCGACAACGACACCGCCTTGAAGCGCGCCACCCGAATCGTCGAGACCGCCGAGGCTGCGCAAACGGAATTGGACGTCCTTCGCGCCGACCTGGAAAAGGTCAGGGACAAGCTGGCCACGGCCGAGCGCGAAGCCCAGGCCGCCGCACACCGCAAGGAGTCCGCCGAGGCGATCCTGGCACGGCTCGAAAAAGAGGCCGCGGCGCTGCAGACGCAATTGGCCAGCAGCCTTGAACGGCTGCAGGCGGAGATCGCGCCGTTCGGGGTGACGATCGGGTCGACCGACAATTTGAAAGGCATTCAGAAGCAATTGACCGATCGCAAGGAGAGATGGGTATCGCGTCAAAAGGAAAAAGCGATCCTGGATCAGCAGATTGCCGAACTGGAGATTCAGACCCGCCACCAGGCCAAACGACTTGGTGAATTCGAGAATGAACTGAGAAAAATGCGCAACGCGCACACCGCGCTGCTGGAAGATCGAGCCGCCCTGTTGCGGGATAGAAGCGCGCTGTTCGGCGAAAACGATCCGGACGACGAAGAGCGCCGCCTGACCCAGGCCGCAGAGGCCGCTGAAAAGAAATTGGAGATCGCCCGTGGCCAATACGATGCCGCCCTCCAGGAGCTCGGCCGGTTGAACGCTTCGAGGGAGGCGTTGACACATTCGATCACGGCGCGCGACATTCAATTGGATAGCGCCGGGGCGGCTTTTCTGTCGCAGCTGGCGGCGTCGGGATTCGCAAACGAAGAGCAGTATCAAACGGCTTGCCTGCCCGAGGAGGAGCGTAAACGCCTGAGCCGCCTATCCCAGGCGCTGGCCGATGAAACGACGAAACTGGACGCCATGGCGCGGGAGAAGGCAGGGGCGCTGGAAGAAGAGTGCCGGAAACAGGTCACCGATAGATCGCGAGACGAGCTGGCGCAGGCCCTCGCCGACCTGGTCGCCGAACAGCGGGTCCTTCAGCAGGAGATCGGCGGCATCCACCAGCGACTGAAGGACAACGACACCCTGAAGGAAAGGCAGCGCGAACGCACGCAGGCATTGGAGGCGCACCGCCGGGAATGCGCGCGCTGGGACCTGCTCCATCAGCTCATCGGTTCGGCCGACGGGAAGAAATACCGCAATTTTGCCCAGGGTCTGACCTTCGAGATGATGATCGGCCACGCCAACCGGCAGTTGCGCAAAATGACCGACCGTTACCTGCTTTTCCGGAACCGGAACCAACCCCTGGAGCTCGATGTCATCGACAACTACCAGGCCGGTGAGGTGCGTTCGACCAAGAATCTTTCCGGCGGCGAAAGCTTTATCGTCAGCCTCTCCCTGGCCCTGGGACTCTCCCAAATGGCCAGCCGCAACGTCCGGGTCGATTCCCTGTTTCTGGATGAAGGCTTCGGGACCCTGGACGATGAGGCATTGGACACGGCCCTGGAAACGCTCGCCGGCCTGCGGCAGGAAGGAAAACTGATCGGCGTCATTTCCCATGTCCCCGCCCTCAAGGAGCGTATCGCCACCCAGGTTCAGGTGGTTCCTGACACCGGCGGCCGAAGCCTGATATCCGGTCCGGGATGCGAGAGGATTCCGGCCGGATCGGGAGAGTGGAAGAATCCGCTCGATTAG
- a CDS encoding DUF6125 family protein, whose product MFDIENWSKERVHTVMREVLFSMNYMWFLMESWARQHCPEQAGEESFQQLSDEFGRYQAQRLEKILDDKLTGMERLIAFVKHSHWCAFEEIELTPLSDTRLRMRTLRCTAQKAAQKWGLSHYDCGPGGLRLRQGFFGRVIPTAKVERVFTPPDPKPSGTPDAAACEWIITI is encoded by the coding sequence ATGTTTGACATCGAGAATTGGAGCAAGGAGCGGGTCCACACCGTCATGCGCGAAGTACTCTTCAGCATGAACTACATGTGGTTTCTCATGGAATCGTGGGCCCGGCAGCACTGCCCGGAGCAGGCCGGGGAAGAATCGTTTCAGCAGCTGTCCGATGAGTTCGGGCGCTACCAGGCCCAGCGCCTGGAAAAAATTCTGGACGATAAGCTGACCGGCATGGAGCGTCTGATCGCTTTTGTGAAGCACTCCCACTGGTGCGCCTTCGAAGAGATCGAGCTGACGCCCCTTTCGGACACGCGCCTGCGCATGCGGACCTTGAGGTGCACGGCCCAGAAGGCCGCCCAGAAATGGGGGTTGTCCCATTACGATTGCGGTCCGGGCGGGTTGCGGCTGCGCCAGGGGTTTTTCGGCCGGGTCATTCCCACGGCCAAGGTCGAGCGGGTCTTTACGCCGCCGGACCCGAAGCCTTCCGGCACGCCCGATGCGGCGGCCTGCGAGTGGATCATCACTATCTAA
- a CDS encoding hybrid sensor histidine kinase/response regulator, which produces MPANSTIQALERRIAELELELKACRAERGFKLPPTVPMSTDITERVSAEQKYRQSEDRFRQVFLTSPDAINLNRVEDGRYIDINEGFTALMGYTREDVLGKTSVELGIWHNPEDRRRLLSELKAQGHVKELEARFVRKSGEVGVGLMSARILRFDGEDVILSITRDITDRKAAEDALRESEEKYRLLVEHAGEAIFIAQGGMLRFVNRRTEQLSGYTSEELVAKPFQELVHPDDRALVVDHHFKRLKGIKMPPRYSFRIVDRSGVARWVELNAVLIEWQGQPATLNFLHDITGRKQAEEEKARIESQYRQFQKVEAIGRLAGGVAHDLNNLLTPIIGYSELLSGDLALGDLRRDSIQQILRAAYGARDLVHQLLAFSRKQTLKYQPLDLNKIVQGFEKLLRRTIREDIDLRIVVPPDIRTIMGDIGQIEQVLMNLFVNAQQAMPQGGRLAIETALVTLDAAYAAAHHNIQPGRYVMLAVSDTGRGMDQETLEHIFEPFFSTKGDQGTGLGLATVYGIVKQHGGHVWVYSEVGKGSTFKVYLPVSEQTPAESAAQKEAESFIQGSETILLAEDNDQVRILAEAVLKRQGYTVLVADRGAEALNLLKAHTGKVDLLLTDVVMPDMNGKALFEKAVAVQPGLKVLYMSGYTDDVIASRGVLDEGVRFIQKPFTVRALAAKVREVLEGKMHV; this is translated from the coding sequence ATGCCAGCAAATTCAACCATTCAGGCGCTGGAACGGCGGATCGCCGAGTTGGAATTGGAATTGAAAGCCTGCCGCGCGGAAAGAGGCTTCAAGCTGCCGCCGACTGTCCCGATGTCAACGGATATCACCGAACGGGTGAGCGCCGAACAGAAGTATCGACAGAGCGAGGATCGATTCCGCCAGGTCTTTTTGACCAGCCCGGACGCCATTAACCTCAATCGGGTCGAAGATGGAAGATACATCGACATCAACGAGGGATTCACCGCCCTCATGGGCTATACCCGCGAGGATGTCCTGGGCAAGACCTCCGTCGAGTTGGGGATCTGGCACAACCCGGAGGACCGGCGGCGGCTGCTGTCCGAATTGAAGGCGCAAGGCCATGTGAAGGAGCTGGAGGCCCGCTTCGTGCGCAAAAGCGGCGAGGTCGGCGTGGGGCTGATGTCGGCCCGTATCCTGCGTTTCGACGGTGAAGACGTCATCCTGTCCATCACCCGGGACATTACCGATCGCAAGGCCGCAGAGGATGCGTTGCGGGAAAGCGAAGAGAAATACCGCCTGCTCGTGGAGCATGCCGGGGAGGCCATTTTTATCGCCCAGGGTGGAATGCTGCGATTCGTCAACCGGCGGACCGAGCAGCTGAGCGGTTATACCTCCGAGGAGCTGGTTGCCAAACCGTTTCAGGAATTGGTCCACCCCGACGATCGCGCGCTGGTGGTGGACCACCACTTCAAGCGGCTCAAGGGGATCAAGATGCCGCCCCGCTACAGTTTCAGGATTGTCGATCGATCGGGTGTGGCGCGCTGGGTCGAGTTGAACGCGGTGCTGATCGAGTGGCAGGGCCAGCCGGCCACCCTGAACTTTCTCCACGACATCACCGGTCGCAAACAGGCCGAAGAAGAGAAGGCGCGCATCGAGTCCCAATACCGGCAATTCCAGAAGGTGGAGGCCATCGGCCGGCTGGCCGGCGGTGTGGCCCACGATCTGAACAATCTGTTGACGCCCATCATCGGCTACAGCGAGTTGCTGTCCGGCGATCTCGCCCTGGGCGATCTGCGTCGGGATTCCATCCAACAGATCTTGCGGGCGGCCTATGGCGCGCGCGATCTGGTGCATCAGCTTCTGGCCTTCAGCCGCAAGCAAACCCTGAAATATCAGCCGCTGGACCTGAATAAAATCGTACAGGGATTTGAAAAGCTGCTTCGGCGTACGATCCGGGAAGACATCGATCTCAGGATCGTCGTCCCACCTGACATCCGCACCATCATGGGGGATATCGGCCAGATCGAGCAGGTCTTGATGAACCTGTTTGTCAATGCCCAGCAAGCCATGCCCCAAGGGGGGCGGTTGGCCATCGAAACGGCGCTGGTAACCCTCGATGCGGCCTATGCGGCAGCGCATCACAACATCCAGCCTGGCCGCTATGTGATGCTGGCGGTCAGCGACACCGGACGGGGCATGGACCAGGAGACCCTGGAGCATATCTTCGAACCGTTTTTCTCGACCAAGGGTGACCAAGGCACCGGACTGGGTCTGGCCACCGTTTACGGCATCGTCAAGCAGCACGGCGGCCATGTGTGGGTCTACAGCGAGGTGGGCAAGGGATCCACTTTCAAGGTGTATCTGCCCGTTTCAGAGCAAACCCCCGCCGAGAGCGCGGCACAAAAAGAGGCCGAATCATTCATTCAGGGTTCGGAAACGATTCTTTTGGCGGAGGACAACGATCAGGTTCGCATTCTGGCCGAGGCGGTTTTGAAACGACAGGGATACACGGTCCTGGTGGCCGATCGTGGCGCCGAGGCATTGAATTTGTTGAAAGCTCACACGGGAAAGGTGGACCTCCTGTTGACCGATGTGGTCATGCCCGATATGAACGGAAAGGCGCTGTTCGAGAAAGCGGTGGCCGTGCAGCCCGGTCTCAAAGTGCTGTACATGTCAGGATATACCGACGACGTCATTGCCAGCCGCGGCGTGCTGGACGAGGGCGTCCGGTTCATTCAGAAGCCCTTCACCGTTCGGGCACTGGCCGCCAAGGTGCGGGAGGTTTTGGAAGGAAAGATGCATGTTTGA
- a CDS encoding PAS domain-containing protein codes for MNKSIKERIEQIGQLDRLLAENLADAIWVLDANTLIYEYITPSIQKISGYESDDLIGTSALDRLTTESLKAATDMWRRVQSEYQRGIRTMRAMELELVHKNGDTYWVEIRAKFFEEPDEPMKLIGLTRDITARKRAEQAQADLNIRLATALAEKEHLLKEMKILKALLPICSGCRRIRDDHGKWWPLEIYVKEHTNSSFSHTICPDCKDVLYPEIE; via the coding sequence TTGAATAAGTCGATCAAGGAACGAATCGAGCAGATCGGCCAGTTGGATCGCCTGCTGGCCGAGAATTTGGCCGATGCCATCTGGGTATTGGATGCCAATACCCTGATCTACGAATACATCACGCCATCGATCCAAAAAATCAGCGGATACGAGTCCGATGACCTCATCGGCACTTCGGCGCTGGACCGGCTCACCACCGAATCTTTGAAAGCCGCCACGGACATGTGGCGCCGGGTCCAATCGGAGTATCAGAGAGGCATCCGAACCATGCGCGCCATGGAGTTGGAGCTGGTCCATAAAAACGGGGACACCTACTGGGTGGAGATACGGGCCAAGTTCTTCGAAGAGCCGGACGAACCGATGAAGCTGATCGGCCTGACCCGGGATATCACCGCCCGCAAACGGGCCGAGCAGGCGCAGGCGGATTTGAACATACGACTGGCCACCGCCCTGGCTGAAAAAGAGCATCTGCTGAAGGAGATGAAGATCCTCAAGGCCCTGCTGCCCATCTGCAGCGGCTGCCGCCGCATCCGCGACGATCACGGCAAATGGTGGCCCCTGGAAATCTATGTCAAGGAACACACCAACTCGTCTTTCTCGCACACCATCTGCCCGGACTGCAAGGATGTGCTCTACCCGGAAATAGAATAG
- a CDS encoding C39 family peptidase, with translation MTRSNYLDSDLDLTKGCVDDQGDSRYLRLTQNVPDGYVFDLQSDLLALGFDEAGEADGAFGEMTRDAVMRFQKLAGFTASGVVDRTTKDEIRLWKEHGHTKKNPPNDEKPEAPAETAGTLFISPRVPHYSQGDPRWAQRILGKQSSIARQGCAITCIAMVLRSYGRHVTPESLDEFLDRENGYSGDSVVWHIAGQCGQTARNKLKYSNKQGKENTLHAHLAKRVQQNRPTLVRVDYLVDPDIRYNHFVVCVGMTPQGEFIMNDPATRLGDGYISGGDENIIQKTPRKSGYRIVQLDWYDPVA, from the coding sequence ATGACGCGTTCCAATTACCTCGATAGCGATCTGGACCTCACCAAGGGGTGCGTGGACGACCAGGGCGACAGCCGCTACCTGCGGCTGACCCAGAATGTTCCCGACGGCTATGTGTTCGACCTTCAGAGCGACCTGTTGGCCTTGGGATTCGATGAGGCCGGCGAGGCCGACGGGGCCTTCGGCGAAATGACGCGCGACGCGGTCATGAGATTTCAAAAACTGGCCGGCTTCACCGCCTCGGGGGTGGTCGACCGAACGACAAAAGATGAGATCCGGCTATGGAAGGAACACGGCCACACGAAAAAGAATCCGCCAAACGATGAAAAACCGGAGGCGCCCGCCGAAACCGCCGGCACCCTGTTCATCAGCCCCCGCGTTCCCCATTACAGCCAGGGAGACCCGAGGTGGGCCCAAAGAATCCTGGGCAAACAATCGAGCATCGCCCGCCAGGGCTGTGCGATCACGTGTATCGCCATGGTGCTCCGGTCCTACGGCCGGCACGTCACGCCGGAGAGCCTGGATGAGTTTCTGGACCGGGAAAACGGTTACAGCGGCGACAGCGTGGTGTGGCACATCGCGGGCCAATGCGGGCAGACGGCGCGGAATAAGCTCAAGTATTCGAATAAACAGGGAAAAGAAAACACACTCCATGCCCACCTGGCCAAACGCGTCCAGCAGAACAGGCCCACCCTGGTGCGCGTCGATTATCTGGTGGATCCCGATATCCGCTACAACCATTTCGTGGTCTGCGTCGGCATGACCCCCCAGGGCGAATTCATCATGAACGATCCGGCCACCCGACTGGGCGACGGCTACATCTCCGGCGGCGATGAGAACATCATTCAAAAGACGCCAAGGAAAAGCGGGTACCGGATCGTCCAGCTGGACTGGTACGATCCGGTCGCCTGA
- a CDS encoding NUDIX hydrolase, translating into MNGHHQIQCDEGLRRHILGNLESFGHREHGGEALRRAAVALTVVRVDESSHPEDISSGPVGREEAALVLTRRSVLLKHHAGQWALPGGRLERDETPEDTALRELYEEVGLHLSKERILGRLDDFATRSGFIMTPIVVWGGADIDLQPNPEEVRSVHRIPIREFLRPDAPILEKMPQSEHPILYMPIGCNWIASPTAALLYQFREVAILGRTTRVAHFEQPKFAWR; encoded by the coding sequence ATGAATGGGCACCACCAGATTCAGTGCGACGAGGGGCTCAGACGTCATATTTTAGGCAATCTCGAGTCGTTTGGTCACCGGGAACATGGGGGAGAGGCGCTCAGACGGGCGGCCGTGGCGCTCACGGTCGTCAGGGTCGATGAGAGCTCGCACCCGGAGGACATCTCCTCCGGACCGGTCGGCCGGGAGGAGGCCGCACTCGTCCTCACCCGGCGGTCCGTGCTTCTGAAACACCATGCCGGCCAATGGGCGCTCCCCGGCGGGCGGCTCGAGCGGGACGAAACACCGGAGGATACGGCCCTGCGCGAACTTTACGAAGAGGTGGGGCTGCACCTTTCCAAAGAACGCATCCTGGGTCGGTTGGACGATTTCGCCACCCGGTCGGGATTCATCATGACGCCCATCGTGGTGTGGGGCGGCGCTGACATCGATCTCCAACCCAATCCCGAAGAGGTGCGCTCGGTCCACCGGATTCCCATCCGGGAGTTCCTGCGGCCCGACGCACCCATCCTCGAAAAGATGCCCCAAAGCGAGCATCCGATTCTCTACATGCCCATCGGCTGCAACTGGATCGCCTCGCCCACGGCCGCCCTGCTCTACCAGTTCAGGGAGGTGGCCATCTTAGGCCGGACCACGCGGGTGGCACATTTCGAACAACCGAAATTTGCCTGGCGGTAA